The following proteins come from a genomic window of Achromobacter deleyi:
- the ntrC gene encoding nitrogen regulation protein NR(I) produces the protein MKPVWIVDDDQAIRWVLEKALARAGVPTRSFSQSADVLDALAHDTPVALVSDIRMPGGNGLELLRQLKERHPGLPVIVMTAFADLDSTVSAFQGGAFDYLAKPFDVNEAVALIQRAMQESAQPESPEGQGEAQNNERWMMTQSSSTAMQEVFRAIGRLAQSKVTVLITGESGTGKELVARALHGHGMRAGGPFVALNAAAIPRDLLEAELFGHERGAFTGANTLRRGRFEEAHGGTLFLDEIGDMPIELQTRLLRVLAEGSFYRVGGAQPVRVDVRIVAATHQPLEQRVEQGLFREDLFHRLNVIRLRLPPLRERVEDIPALANHFLTASARALGVPVKRLTPEALAVLTKFDFPGNVRQLENFCHWLTVMAPGQTVERADLPPEIRAMEHAPAVGSVSPRPPAGASVAAIGTVVQHPAPATADEAAPRNWQDSLLRDAQYRLERGEPAVMATLTRQFEKILLQSALDASRGRRVEAASRLGIGRNTITRKLRELGIEDE, from the coding sequence ATGAAACCCGTATGGATCGTCGACGACGACCAGGCCATCCGCTGGGTCCTCGAAAAGGCCCTGGCCCGCGCCGGTGTCCCCACCCGTAGTTTCTCCCAGTCTGCCGACGTGCTTGACGCGCTGGCGCACGACACGCCCGTCGCCCTGGTGTCCGATATCCGCATGCCGGGCGGCAACGGCCTCGAGCTGCTGCGCCAGCTCAAGGAACGCCATCCCGGGCTGCCGGTCATCGTCATGACCGCCTTCGCCGACCTCGACAGTACCGTGTCGGCCTTCCAGGGCGGCGCCTTCGACTATCTGGCCAAGCCTTTCGACGTCAACGAGGCGGTGGCGCTGATCCAGCGCGCCATGCAGGAATCGGCCCAGCCCGAAAGCCCCGAAGGGCAGGGCGAGGCGCAGAACAACGAGCGCTGGATGATGACGCAGTCGTCGTCCACCGCCATGCAGGAAGTGTTCCGCGCCATCGGCCGGCTGGCGCAGTCCAAGGTCACCGTGCTGATCACCGGCGAGTCCGGCACGGGCAAGGAACTGGTGGCGCGCGCGCTGCACGGCCACGGCATGCGCGCCGGCGGCCCGTTCGTCGCGCTCAACGCCGCCGCCATCCCGCGCGACCTGCTCGAAGCCGAGCTGTTCGGCCATGAACGCGGCGCCTTCACCGGCGCCAACACGCTGCGCCGCGGCCGCTTCGAGGAAGCCCACGGCGGCACGCTGTTCCTGGACGAAATCGGCGACATGCCGATCGAATTGCAGACCCGCCTGTTGCGCGTGCTGGCCGAAGGCAGCTTCTACCGCGTCGGCGGCGCCCAGCCGGTGCGGGTCGACGTGCGCATCGTCGCCGCCACCCACCAGCCGCTGGAGCAGCGGGTCGAGCAGGGCCTGTTCCGCGAAGACCTGTTCCACCGCCTGAACGTCATCCGCCTGCGCCTGCCGCCGCTGCGCGAACGGGTCGAGGACATCCCGGCGCTCGCCAACCACTTCCTCACCGCCAGCGCCCGCGCGCTCGGCGTGCCGGTCAAGCGCCTGACCCCGGAAGCGCTGGCAGTCCTGACCAAGTTCGACTTCCCCGGCAACGTGCGCCAGCTGGAGAACTTCTGCCACTGGCTCACCGTCATGGCCCCCGGCCAGACCGTCGAGCGCGCCGACCTGCCGCCCGAAATCCGCGCCATGGAACACGCGCCCGCCGTCGGCTCGGTCTCCCCGCGCCCGCCCGCTGGCGCCAGCGTCGCCGCCATCGGCACCGTGGTCCAACACCCCGCGCCCGCCACCGCCGACGAGGCCGCGCCCCGCAACTGGCAGGACTCCTTGCTGCGCGACGCCCAGTACCGCCTGGAACGCGGCGAACCCGCCGTCATGGCCACCCTGACGCGCCAGTTCGAGAAGATCCTGCTGCAAAGCGCCCTCGACGCCAGCCGCGGCCGCCGCGTCGAAGCCGCCTCAAGGCTCGGCATCGGCCGCAACACCATCACCCGCAAACTGCGCGAACTAGGCATCGAAGACGAGTAG
- the glnL gene encoding nitrogen regulation protein NR(II): MNVEALDLLATSVFLVNARGHIEYANAAAEDLFGRSRKQLCGHSAATLFDNPENIQSSIDRAAAGRYADVRQLASLRRAAESVEVAVTTVGLSGQAWPVLIETREIEQRVLADRNHRLVDEIEAHRELLRNLAHEVKNPLGGLRGAAQLLEAELPSAALAEYTQVIISEADRLQALVDRLSGPQRVPLNARPVNIHEICERVCALIQAEFRNDVTLVRDYDASMPDLKGDAARLMQAVLNVARNAAQELVARPQAPGLEPGVVTLRTRVARQVMLAHRQHRLALELSIIDNGPGVPDHIRDRIFHPLVTARAGGTGLGLSLAQDFVQQHGGIIEFESRPGRTEFRLVLPMEPAL, encoded by the coding sequence ATGAATGTAGAAGCTCTCGATCTGCTTGCCACGTCCGTTTTCCTGGTCAACGCACGCGGGCATATCGAATACGCCAATGCGGCCGCCGAGGATCTGTTCGGCCGTTCCCGCAAGCAGCTGTGCGGCCACTCCGCCGCCACGCTGTTCGACAATCCGGAAAACATCCAATCGTCCATCGACCGCGCCGCGGCCGGCAGGTATGCCGACGTCCGGCAGCTGGCCTCATTGCGCCGCGCCGCCGAATCGGTGGAAGTGGCCGTGACCACGGTGGGATTGAGCGGCCAGGCCTGGCCGGTCCTGATCGAGACCCGCGAGATCGAGCAGCGCGTGCTGGCCGACCGCAACCATCGCCTGGTCGACGAGATCGAAGCGCACCGCGAACTGCTGCGCAACCTGGCGCATGAAGTCAAGAATCCCCTGGGCGGCTTGCGCGGCGCCGCGCAATTGCTGGAAGCCGAGCTGCCGAGCGCGGCGCTGGCCGAGTACACCCAGGTCATCATTTCCGAAGCCGACCGCCTGCAGGCGCTGGTGGACCGCCTGAGCGGCCCGCAACGTGTGCCGCTGAACGCGCGGCCGGTGAACATCCATGAGATCTGCGAGCGCGTCTGCGCCCTGATCCAGGCCGAATTCCGTAACGACGTCACGCTGGTGCGCGACTACGACGCCTCCATGCCCGACCTGAAGGGCGACGCCGCCCGCCTGATGCAGGCGGTGCTGAACGTGGCCCGCAACGCCGCGCAGGAACTGGTCGCGCGGCCGCAGGCGCCCGGGCTCGAGCCCGGCGTCGTCACGCTGCGCACCCGCGTCGCGCGGCAGGTCATGCTGGCGCACCGCCAGCACCGCCTGGCGCTCGAGCTGTCCATCATCGATAACGGTCCCGGCGTGCCGGACCACATCCGCGACCGCATCTTCCATCCCCTGGTCACCGCCCGCGCCGGCGGGACCGGCCTGGGCCTGAGCCTGGCCCAGGATTTCGTGCAGCAGCACGGAGGCATCATCGAATTTGAATCCCGACCCGGGCGCACCGAGTTTCGCCTGGTCCTACCGATGGAGCCCGCACTCTGA
- the glnA gene encoding type I glutamate--ammonia ligase, producing the protein MASPKDVLKQIADNEVKFVDFRFTDTVGREHHVSVPTSQIDEDKLESGQAFDGSSIPGWKGIEASDMLLIPDCATGNLDPFREEPTLILSCDVVEPSDLKGYDRDPRSLAKRAEAYLKASGLGDTAYFGPEPEFFVFDGVTWNTDMSGTFVKIKSEEASWSTGLDFDGGNTGHRPAVKGGYFPVPPVDSFQDMRSEMCLLMEQMGVPVEVHHHEVAGAGQLEIGTKFSTLVQRADWTQIVKYIVHNVAHAYGKTATFMPKPIVGDNGSGMHVHQSIWKDGQNLFAGNGYAGLSEFALYYIGGIIKHARALNAITNPGTNSYKRLVPHYEAPVKLAYSARNRSASIRIPYVGNPKGRRVEARFPDPLANPYLAFSALMMAGLDGVQNKIHPGDPADKNLYDLPPEEDAKIPTVCSSLEQALEALDNDREFLTRGGVFSNDMLNAYIDLKMADVNRLRMTTHPVEFDMYYSL; encoded by the coding sequence ATGGCAAGCCCGAAAGACGTCCTGAAACAGATCGCCGACAACGAAGTCAAATTCGTGGATTTCCGCTTTACCGATACTGTTGGCCGTGAGCACCACGTGTCCGTGCCCACCAGCCAGATCGACGAAGACAAGCTGGAAAGCGGCCAGGCTTTCGACGGTTCGTCGATCCCGGGTTGGAAGGGCATTGAAGCGTCCGACATGCTGCTCATCCCCGACTGCGCCACCGGCAACCTGGACCCGTTCCGTGAAGAGCCGACCCTGATCCTGTCGTGCGACGTGGTCGAACCGTCGGACCTGAAGGGCTATGACCGCGACCCGCGCTCGCTGGCCAAGCGCGCCGAAGCCTACCTGAAGGCCTCGGGCCTGGGCGACACCGCCTACTTCGGTCCGGAACCCGAATTCTTCGTGTTCGACGGCGTGACCTGGAACACCGACATGTCGGGCACCTTCGTCAAGATCAAGTCGGAAGAGGCCTCCTGGTCCACCGGCCTGGACTTCGACGGCGGCAACACCGGCCATCGTCCCGCGGTCAAGGGCGGCTACTTCCCCGTTCCCCCGGTCGATTCGTTCCAGGACATGCGTTCGGAAATGTGCCTGCTGATGGAACAGATGGGCGTGCCGGTCGAAGTGCACCACCATGAAGTCGCCGGCGCCGGCCAGCTGGAAATCGGCACCAAGTTCAGCACCCTGGTGCAACGCGCCGACTGGACCCAGATCGTCAAGTACATCGTGCACAACGTGGCCCATGCCTATGGCAAGACCGCCACCTTCATGCCCAAGCCCATCGTTGGCGACAACGGTTCCGGCATGCACGTGCACCAATCCATCTGGAAGGATGGCCAGAACCTGTTCGCGGGCAACGGCTACGCCGGCCTGTCGGAATTCGCGCTGTACTACATCGGCGGCATCATCAAGCACGCCCGCGCCCTGAACGCCATCACCAACCCGGGCACCAACTCGTACAAGCGCCTGGTTCCGCACTACGAAGCCCCGGTCAAGCTGGCCTACTCGGCCCGCAACCGTTCGGCCTCGATCCGCATCCCGTACGTGGGCAACCCGAAGGGCCGCCGCGTCGAAGCGCGCTTCCCGGACCCCCTGGCCAACCCGTACCTGGCGTTCTCGGCCCTGATGATGGCCGGCCTGGACGGCGTGCAGAACAAGATCCACCCCGGCGATCCGGCCGACAAGAACCTGTACGACCTGCCGCCGGAAGAAGACGCGAAGATCCCGACCGTGTGCTCCTCGCTGGAACAGGCGCTGGAAGCGCTGGACAACGACCGCGAGTTCCTGACCCGCGGCGGCGTGTTCAGCAACGACATGCTCAACGCCTACATCGACCTGAAGATGGCCGATGTGAATCGTCTGCGCATGACCACGCACCCGGTCGAATTCGACATGTACTACAGCCTCTGA
- the hemW gene encoding radical SAM family heme chaperone HemW, with protein sequence MSIIIPIRSEMGAARSRLVTPAGATLTSLPPLSVYVHVPWCVRKCPYCDFNSHAAPGGDIPERAYLDALRSDLEQALPSIWGRQVVSVFIGGGTPSLLSAAGLDELLAMLRACLNVWPDAEITMEANPGTAEADRFRDYAASGVTRFSLGIQSFDDAQLKKLGRIHDAAQARAAIEMAQRAAPRVNLDMMFALPGQTLDACVDDLRQAIGFGTEHLSLYHLTMEPNTVFAKFPPEDLPDDDTSAAMQDAVEAELAAAGLARYEVSAYAKPGARCRHNLNYWEFGDYLGLGPGAHGKLSFHDRIVREARLRSPESWMQAAAARDGSHLAENRQVGPDELPFEFMLNALRLKDGVAATLFNERTGLSLAAIAHQLEAASSKGLLDADPTRLRATPLGWRFLNDLQEMFL encoded by the coding sequence ATGTCCATCATCATCCCCATCCGCTCCGAAATGGGCGCGGCCCGCTCGCGCCTGGTCACCCCGGCCGGCGCCACCCTGACCAGCCTGCCGCCGCTGTCGGTCTACGTGCACGTGCCCTGGTGCGTGCGCAAGTGTCCGTACTGTGATTTCAATTCGCACGCCGCGCCCGGCGGCGATATCCCCGAACGCGCCTACCTGGATGCGCTGCGCAGCGACCTGGAACAGGCGCTGCCGTCGATCTGGGGCCGTCAGGTGGTCTCGGTGTTCATCGGCGGCGGCACGCCCAGCCTGCTGTCGGCCGCCGGCCTGGACGAGTTGCTGGCCATGCTGCGCGCCTGTCTGAACGTGTGGCCCGACGCGGAAATCACCATGGAGGCCAACCCCGGCACCGCCGAGGCCGACCGTTTCCGCGACTACGCCGCCAGCGGCGTGACCCGTTTCTCGCTCGGCATCCAGAGCTTCGACGACGCCCAGCTGAAGAAGCTGGGCCGCATCCATGATGCGGCGCAGGCCCGCGCCGCCATCGAGATGGCCCAGCGCGCCGCGCCGCGCGTCAACCTGGACATGATGTTCGCGCTGCCGGGCCAGACCCTGGACGCCTGCGTGGACGACCTGCGCCAGGCCATCGGCTTCGGCACCGAGCATCTGTCGCTCTATCACCTGACGATGGAGCCCAACACGGTGTTCGCCAAGTTCCCGCCCGAGGACCTGCCGGACGACGACACCAGCGCGGCCATGCAGGACGCGGTCGAGGCCGAGCTGGCCGCGGCCGGCCTGGCGCGCTACGAGGTCTCGGCCTATGCCAAACCCGGCGCCCGCTGCCGCCACAATCTGAATTACTGGGAGTTCGGCGACTACCTGGGCCTGGGGCCGGGCGCGCACGGCAAGCTGTCGTTCCACGACCGCATCGTGCGCGAGGCGCGCCTGCGCAGCCCGGAATCCTGGATGCAGGCCGCCGCCGCGCGCGACGGCAGCCACCTGGCCGAAAACCGCCAGGTCGGCCCCGACGAGCTGCCGTTCGAATTCATGTTGAACGCCTTGCGGCTGAAGGATGGCGTGGCCGCCACCCTGTTCAACGAGCGCACCGGCCTGTCGCTGGCCGCCATCGCGCACCAATTGGAGGCAGCCTCCAGCAAGGGCCTGCTGGACGCCGATCCCACCCGCCTGCGGGCCACGCCCCTGGGCTGGCGCTTCCTGAACGACCTGCAGGAAATGTTCCTGTAG
- the rdgB gene encoding RdgB/HAM1 family non-canonical purine NTP pyrophosphatase: MTSPKIPESLRRVVLASNNPGKLREFSALFAPLGIELVPQGDLGVPEAEEPHVTFVENALTKARHASRLTGLPALADDSGLCVAALDGAPGVYSARYAKMHGGEKSDQANNALLVGKLASATDRSACYVAVLALVRGENDPRPLIGEGLWQGEIIDQAEGENGFGYDPHFYLPDQGLTAAALDPEEKNRISHRARALRELLSKLNQA; encoded by the coding sequence ATGACTTCCCCCAAGATTCCCGAATCCCTGCGCCGCGTCGTGCTGGCGTCCAACAATCCCGGCAAGCTGCGTGAGTTCTCCGCCTTGTTCGCCCCGCTCGGCATCGAACTGGTGCCCCAGGGCGACCTGGGCGTGCCCGAGGCCGAGGAGCCGCACGTCACCTTCGTCGAGAACGCCCTGACCAAGGCGCGCCATGCCAGCCGCCTGACCGGGCTGCCGGCGCTGGCGGATGATTCCGGCCTGTGCGTGGCCGCGCTGGACGGCGCCCCGGGGGTGTATTCGGCGCGCTACGCCAAGATGCACGGCGGCGAGAAATCCGACCAGGCCAACAATGCGCTGCTGGTCGGCAAGCTGGCGTCGGCCACCGACCGCAGCGCCTGCTACGTGGCGGTGCTGGCGCTGGTGCGCGGTGAAAACGACCCGCGCCCGCTGATCGGCGAAGGCCTGTGGCAGGGCGAGATCATCGACCAGGCGGAAGGCGAGAACGGCTTCGGCTACGATCCGCACTTCTACCTGCCCGACCAGGGTCTGACCGCCGCCGCGCTCGACCCCGAGGAAAAGAACCGCATCAGCCATCGCGCCCGCGCCCTGCGCGAACTGCTGAGCAAGCTGAACCAGGCTTGA
- a CDS encoding EAL domain-containing protein, whose product MNPLHALPRPVAASAPTLSSGAAAPTPVSLAGILRERLLRPRFQPVIDLSHSRIYGHESLIRGPVDTTLHFPDALFAEARRQGLHPQLELASFRAGAQGFDQNPAAGKLFLNLSGSALIHYWTLWGDEMPLRLLKDCTLAPSNIIVELTEQDPLSEHMSTLGSAFACLREYGMRIALDDYGVGNSNLQLWAEMQPDLVKIDRYFFNGIGHDDRKQNMVRAILKVAQYLGTAIVAEGIETAEDLAVVRDLEIRYAQGWLLGRPDESLLTELTPPLRDSLRVRAPAPLSQRSAGGTAASLRVEAPAALLNKHTNDDVHRLFIEHKSLHAVAVVDGDNRPVGIINRRDFSEHYAQRYTRELFGRDACSTFMNGEPVLVDLDVSIDQLSHVLISEDQRYLMDGLIITRDGRYDGLATGETLVRSVTEMRIEAARYANPLTSLPGNIPISRHIATLLEDAADFTICYGDLNNFKPFNDVYGYWRGDDMIMLTADVIKRHCDPLRDFVGHVGGDDFVVLLRSPDWNERIQRVIAEFNERAMDLYDDEGRRNGGIEAEDRYGVPRFFPFVTLGVGALTVTPSLCERIRPEDIASAAAHVKHKVKHGNLSLVTERYSGGALPQLVP is encoded by the coding sequence ATGAACCCACTTCACGCTTTGCCACGGCCGGTTGCGGCCAGCGCGCCTACCCTTTCTTCCGGCGCCGCTGCGCCAACCCCCGTCAGCCTGGCGGGCATCCTGCGCGAACGGCTGCTGCGCCCCCGCTTCCAGCCGGTGATCGACCTCTCGCACAGCCGCATCTATGGCCATGAAAGCCTGATCCGCGGCCCGGTCGACACCACCCTGCACTTTCCCGACGCCCTGTTCGCCGAAGCCCGCCGCCAGGGCCTGCATCCGCAACTGGAGCTGGCCAGCTTCCGCGCCGGCGCCCAGGGCTTCGACCAGAACCCGGCCGCCGGCAAGCTGTTCCTGAACCTGTCCGGCTCGGCCCTGATCCACTACTGGACGCTGTGGGGCGACGAAATGCCGCTGCGCCTGCTCAAGGATTGCACGCTGGCGCCGTCCAACATCATCGTCGAGCTGACCGAGCAGGATCCCCTGTCCGAGCACATGTCGACGCTGGGCAGCGCCTTCGCCTGCCTGCGCGAATACGGCATGCGCATCGCGCTGGACGACTACGGCGTCGGCAATTCCAACCTGCAGCTGTGGGCCGAGATGCAGCCCGACCTGGTCAAGATCGACCGCTACTTCTTCAACGGTATCGGCCACGACGACCGCAAGCAGAACATGGTGCGCGCCATCCTCAAGGTGGCTCAGTACCTGGGCACGGCCATCGTGGCCGAGGGCATCGAGACCGCCGAGGACCTGGCGGTGGTGCGCGACCTGGAGATCCGCTACGCCCAGGGCTGGCTGCTGGGACGCCCCGACGAGTCCCTGCTGACCGAGCTGACGCCGCCGCTGCGCGATTCGCTGCGGGTGCGCGCGCCCGCCCCGCTGTCGCAACGCTCGGCCGGCGGCACCGCCGCCAGCCTGCGGGTCGAGGCCCCGGCGGCGCTGCTGAACAAGCACACCAACGACGACGTGCACCGCCTCTTCATCGAGCACAAGAGCCTGCACGCGGTGGCCGTGGTCGACGGCGACAACCGGCCGGTGGGCATCATCAACCGCCGCGACTTCTCCGAACACTACGCGCAGCGCTACACCCGCGAGCTGTTCGGCCGCGACGCCTGCTCGACCTTCATGAACGGCGAGCCGGTGCTGGTCGACCTGGACGTGTCGATCGACCAGCTCAGCCACGTGCTGATCTCGGAAGACCAGCGCTATCTGATGGACGGCCTCATCATCACCCGCGACGGCCGCTACGACGGCCTGGCCACCGGCGAGACGCTGGTGCGCTCGGTGACCGAGATGCGCATCGAGGCCGCGCGCTACGCCAATCCACTGACCTCGCTGCCAGGCAACATTCCCATCAGCCGCCATATCGCCACGCTGCTGGAGGATGCCGCCGATTTCACCATCTGCTACGGCGACCTGAACAACTTCAAGCCGTTCAACGACGTCTATGGCTACTGGCGCGGCGACGACATGATCATGCTGACCGCCGACGTCATCAAGCGCCACTGTGATCCGCTACGCGATTTCGTCGGCCACGTCGGCGGCGACGACTTCGTGGTGCTGCTGCGCAGCCCCGACTGGAACGAGCGCATCCAGCGCGTCATCGCCGAGTTCAACGAGCGCGCCATGGACCTGTATGACGACGAAGGCCGCCGTAACGGCGGCATCGAGGCCGAAGACCGCTACGGCGTGCCGCGCTTCTTCCCGTTCGTGACGCTGGGTGTCGGCGCGCTGACCGTCACCCCCTCCCTATGCGAGCGCATCCGCCCGGAGGACATCGCGTCGGCCGCTGCCCATGTCAAGCACAAGGTCAAGCATGGGAACCTGTCGCTGGTGACCGAGCGCTACAGCGGCGGCGCCCTGCCGCAGCTCGTGCCCTGA
- a CDS encoding acyl-CoA dehydrogenase family protein — MHQASHAYQDIREAVRDLCAQFPADYFRKVDEERGYPDAFVRALTEAGWLAALIPQEYGGSGLGLTEASVIMEEINRSGGNSGACHGQMYNMGTLLRHGSEAQKREYLPRIAAGELRLQSMGVTEPTTGTDTTKIKTTAVRRGDRYVINGQKVWISRVQHSDLMILLARTTPLDQVTRKSEGMSIFLVDLHEAVKHGMSIRPIPNMVNHETNELFFDNLEIPADNLIGEEGKGFKYILDGLNAERTLIAAECIGDGYWFVDKVTAYAKERMVFGRPIGQNQGVQFPIARAHINVEAASLMRYEACRLFDAHEPCGAQANMAKLLAADASWEAANACLQFHGGFGFATEYDVERKFRETRLYQVAPISTNLILSYVAEHILGLPRSF, encoded by the coding sequence ATGCATCAAGCCTCCCACGCCTACCAGGACATCCGCGAAGCCGTGCGCGATCTGTGCGCGCAATTTCCCGCCGACTACTTCCGCAAAGTGGATGAAGAACGCGGCTACCCCGACGCCTTCGTGCGCGCCCTCACCGAGGCCGGCTGGCTGGCGGCGCTGATCCCGCAGGAATACGGCGGCTCGGGCCTGGGCCTGACCGAGGCCTCGGTCATCATGGAAGAGATCAACCGCAGCGGCGGCAATTCCGGCGCCTGCCACGGCCAGATGTACAACATGGGCACCCTGCTGCGGCACGGCTCCGAGGCGCAAAAGCGCGAGTACCTGCCTCGTATCGCCGCCGGCGAGCTGCGCCTGCAGTCGATGGGCGTGACCGAGCCCACCACCGGCACCGACACCACCAAGATCAAGACCACCGCCGTGCGCCGCGGCGACCGCTACGTCATCAATGGCCAGAAGGTCTGGATCTCGCGGGTGCAGCACTCCGACCTGATGATCCTGCTGGCGCGCACCACGCCGCTGGACCAGGTCACGCGCAAGTCCGAGGGCATGTCGATCTTCCTGGTGGACCTGCACGAGGCGGTCAAGCACGGCATGTCGATCCGCCCGATCCCCAACATGGTCAACCACGAGACCAACGAGCTGTTCTTCGACAACCTGGAGATCCCGGCCGACAACCTGATCGGCGAGGAAGGCAAGGGTTTCAAGTACATCCTGGACGGCCTGAACGCCGAGCGCACCCTGATCGCCGCCGAATGCATCGGCGACGGCTACTGGTTCGTCGACAAGGTCACCGCCTACGCCAAGGAACGCATGGTGTTCGGCCGCCCCATCGGCCAGAACCAGGGCGTGCAGTTCCCCATCGCCCGCGCCCACATCAACGTCGAGGCCGCCAGCCTGATGCGCTACGAGGCCTGCCGCCTGTTCGACGCCCACGAGCCCTGCGGCGCGCAGGCCAACATGGCCAAGCTGCTGGCCGCCGACGCCTCGTGGGAGGCCGCCAACGCCTGCCTGCAGTTCCACGGCGGCTTCGGCTTCGCCACCGAATACGACGTCGAGCGCAAGTTCCGCGAGACCCGCCTGTACCAGGTCGCGCCGATCTCGACCAACCTGATCCTCTCCTACGTCGCCGAACACATCCTGGGCCTGCCGCGCTCCTTCTGA
- a CDS encoding MmgE/PrpD family protein, translating into MTSDTSHPSAALAAFAANLRFEDIPAPVLRRAEDLLLDCLASILAGASARPVLAIDRYAAAMGPADGPSEILINRRRTSPVFAAMVNAAAAHVVEQDDVHNGSVFHPAAVVFPPVLAVAQALGRSGRDLLVAAVAGYEVGIRVGEFLGRSHYKIFHTTGTAGTLAAAAATGRLLGLAPAAMLDAFGSAGTQAAGLWEFLRDAADSKQLHTARAAANGIAAAYLAQEGFTGARHILEGPQGMAAGMSSDADPARLTDRLGTRWALAETSFKFHASCRHTHPAADALQQVLREHKLAEGDIERVVAHVHQGAIDVLGPVVDPRTVHQSKFSMGTVLGLIARQGRAGLPEFDAALDDPAVADFRGRVTMELDPEVDGAYPQRWIGKVTVHTHDGRVLHGRVDEPKGDPGNTLSRDEIEAKTLSLGRYADAATEAELRRLIGAIWNLERADKVGALLP; encoded by the coding sequence ATGACCTCCGACACCTCCCACCCGAGCGCCGCCCTCGCCGCCTTCGCCGCCAACCTGCGCTTCGAGGACATCCCCGCCCCGGTGCTGCGCCGCGCCGAAGACCTGCTGCTGGACTGCCTGGCCTCGATCCTGGCGGGCGCCTCGGCGCGCCCGGTGCTGGCCATCGACCGCTACGCCGCCGCCATGGGGCCGGCCGACGGCCCCAGCGAGATCCTGATCAACCGGCGCCGTACCTCGCCGGTGTTCGCCGCCATGGTCAACGCCGCCGCCGCCCACGTGGTCGAGCAGGACGACGTGCACAATGGTTCGGTGTTCCACCCCGCGGCCGTGGTGTTCCCGCCGGTGCTGGCGGTGGCCCAGGCGCTGGGCCGCAGCGGCCGCGACCTGCTGGTGGCGGCCGTGGCCGGCTACGAGGTCGGCATCCGGGTTGGCGAATTCCTGGGCCGCTCGCACTACAAGATCTTCCACACCACCGGCACCGCGGGCACGCTGGCCGCCGCCGCGGCCACCGGCCGTCTGCTGGGCCTGGCGCCCGCGGCCATGCTGGACGCCTTCGGCTCGGCCGGCACCCAGGCCGCCGGCCTGTGGGAATTCCTGCGCGACGCCGCCGATTCCAAGCAGCTGCACACCGCCCGCGCCGCCGCCAACGGCATCGCCGCGGCCTATCTGGCGCAGGAAGGCTTCACCGGCGCGCGCCACATCCTCGAAGGCCCGCAGGGCATGGCCGCCGGCATGTCGAGCGACGCCGATCCGGCGCGCCTGACCGACCGCCTCGGCACGCGCTGGGCGCTGGCCGAAACCTCGTTCAAGTTCCATGCCTCGTGCCGTCATACCCATCCGGCGGCGGATGCGCTGCAGCAGGTGCTGCGCGAGCACAAGCTGGCCGAAGGCGACATCGAACGGGTGGTGGCGCACGTGCACCAGGGCGCCATCGACGTGCTGGGGCCGGTGGTCGATCCGCGCACGGTGCATCAATCCAAGTTCTCGATGGGCACGGTGCTGGGCCTGATCGCGCGCCAGGGCCGCGCCGGCCTGCCGGAATTCGACGCCGCGCTGGACGATCCGGCGGTGGCCGATTTCCGCGGGCGCGTGACGATGGAACTGGATCCGGAAGTCGACGGCGCCTATCCGCAGCGCTGGATCGGCAAGGTCACGGTGCACACCCACGACGGCCGTGTGCTGCACGGCCGCGTCGACGAACCCAAGGGCGACCCCGGCAATACGCTGTCGCGCGACGAGATCGAAGCCAAGACGCTGAGCCTGGGCCGCTATGCCGACGCCGCCACCGAAGCCGAGCTGCGCCGCCTGATCGGCGCGATCTGGAACCTGGAGCGGGCCGACAAGGTGGGCGCCCTGCTGCCCTGA